The Geotrypetes seraphini chromosome 6, aGeoSer1.1, whole genome shotgun sequence genome includes a window with the following:
- the LOC117363171 gene encoding ecto-ADP-ribosyltransferase 5-like isoform X5, which translates to MGMMLVSIISASLYALALLGIPQLKCLSANVVLDMAPKAFDDQYIGCEDEMEKQVRSKDLLEKEMNRSSNFKRSWREAASEWEKRVKNNAVPPLPKGFKDEHGIALLAYTGDHIYREFNAAVREGGKSPEHYMQNFTFKVLHFYLTRALKLLRGNCEETCKTVYRGATITFDPPTSSNKTMRFGMFTSTSTTKQEAEKFGTDSFFSLTTCFGVCIQSYSMIPNEKEVLLPVNEVFSVSSFQLQTHFFVLNSTGKTCSNYNCTYLEGPKAKVDTTYKYCSSSAPRGGRLLFSMISPELITGIFLMITAVTPTLVSGV; encoded by the exons ctgaAATGTCTGTCTGCAAATGTGGTATTAGATATGGCTCCTAAAGCTTTTGATGACCAGTATATCGGATGTGAAgatgaaatggagaaacaagtGCGTTCCAAGGATTTACTGGAAAAGGAAATGAATAGGAGTTCCAACTTTAAGAGGTCATGGAGGGAGGCAgcctcagaatgggaaaaaaggGTAAAGAATAACGCTGTTCCACCACTCCCCAAAGGCTTCAAGGATGAGCATGGAATAGCTTTACTGGCTTACACTGGGGATCACATTTACAGGGAGTTCAATGCTGCAGTAAGGGAAGGTGGAAAATCTCCAGAACATTACATGCAGAATTTTACCTTCAAAGTTCTCCATTTTTATTTGACAAGAGCTTTGAAACTCTTAAGAGGAAATTGTGAAGAAACGTGCAAGACAGTGTACAGAGGAGCAACGATCACTTTTGATCCTCCCACATCCTCAAATAAGACGATGAGGTTTGGCATGTTCACTTCTACATCCACCACTAAACAAGAGGCTGAGAAGTTTGGAACAGATTCATTTTTTAGTCTGACGACCTGCTTTGGCGTTTGCATTCAAAGCTATTCTATGATTCCCAATGAAAAAGAAGTGTTGTTGCCGGTGAATGAAGTTTTCAGTGTGTCAAGCTTTCAGCTTCAAACACATTTCTTTGTTTTGAATAGTACTGGGAAGACCTGCAGCAATTATAACTGTACCTACCTAGAGG GTCCAAAAGCCAAAGTTGACACAACCTACAAATACTGCTCCAGCTCTG CTCCAAGAGGTGGCCGTCTCCTTTTCAGCATGATATCCCCTGAGCTCATCACCGGAATTTTCCTCATGATCACGGCTGTCACTCCGACACTGGTTTCTGGAGTCTGA